The Atlantibacter hermannii genomic interval ACAATCAGCGCCACAATAGCGACGATTTTGATCATCGCGAACCAGAACTCCATCTCGCCGAACATCTTCACGGTGGCAAGGTTAAGACCCAGCAGCAGCAAAACAACGGCCAGCGAGGACACCCAGTCGGAAAGCTCAGGGAACCAGAACTGGGCATAGGCTGTAATGGCGACCACATCCGCCATCCCGGTGACTACCCAACAGAACCAGTAAGTCCAGCCGGTAAAATAGCCTGCCCACGGGCCGAGCAGGTCCGAGGCGAAATCACTAAACGATTTATATTCCAGATTAGAAAGGAGTAATTCTCCCATCGCACGCATCACGAAAAACAGCATAAAACCGATGATCATATAGACGAAGATGATCGACGGTCCTGCAAGGCTGATGGTTTTACCCGACCCCATAAACAACCCGGTGCCGATAGCGCCACCGATAGCAATAAGTTGAATATGGCGGTTAGTGAGATTACGCCGTAGCGACTGCTCAGCCGGTGCTTCTGCAACGTCTGCGTCTTTGACTTGATCTACCATGTTTAATTCCTGTACCTGTCTGTGTTGTCCAGGCTCTGATGGCCTGTAAATGCATAATGAAGTGACGATGCCCCTCAAAAACATCATCGATATTAGGTAACAATCGGAGGGTTGAGTACTTAGTTTTTAAAGTTATGTTAATTAAATGTTTAAAATGAGTGTTAAATCACTATTACATTGCAAAGCATCTCGTGAAAACACCCGGAACGAGGGCGTTACCAGGATAAAAAACTACAAAGGGGAGCACTGCTACTATTTACCCCCGCCGAAACGGGGGTGTGATGCGGAATTACAGAATTTCCAGCAACTCAACTTCGAAAATCAGGGTGCTGAACGGCGGAATAGATGCACCCGCGCCACGCTCGCCATAGGCCAGGTTTTGCGGAATCGTCAGTTCCCATTTAGAGCCGACCGGCATCAGCGTCAGGGCTTCAATCCAGCCAGGGATAACACCACTAACCGGGAATTCTGCCGGTTCGCCGCGCATTACGGAGCTGTCGAATACGGTGCCGTCGATCAGTTTGCCGGTGTAGTGCACGCGTACGCGATCTTTACGCGACGGAATGGTGCCTTCGCCCTGGGTGAGCACACGGAACTGTAAGCCGGACTCGGTGCTGTTCACGCCTTCGCGTTCACGGTTTTCATCCAGATATTTCTGGCCGTCTGCCGCCATCGCCTGCTGACGCTCGCGGCGCACCGCATCGGCACGCTCGTGGATTTCACGCAGCGCGCGGTGAACAACGTCCACCGGCACGGCGGGTTGATTGCCTTCCAGTGCGTCACGCAAACCCGCGACCAGCGCCTCTGGCAGCAGACCCTGCAGGCCGGATTCACGCAGTTGTTGCCCAACCTGCAAACCAATGCCGTAGCTTGCCTGGGATTCGATGCTGTCAAAAGAAGGGGTCGTCATGGAGTTTCCTTTCATGCTGATAAAAAGTAGCGGGCAGCATAACAGCCCACGTGATTAGGGTAAAATGATCATGCATTGACGAGATAGATCGGTTTGGTACTAAAACTGATGTCTTAAGTCCGCTGGAATGCGGCTATCATGTTACGAAAAGCCACATTGTTACCGTCATCAATCAGTTACATATATACTGGTTAAAAGCGGAGATTGCCGCACGCCTCAATATGCGCAGGAGAAGAGCATGCCCGGACGATTCGCAATCAAACCCACCCTCACGCGGATTTGGCACGCGCCGGACCATTTTCGACTGATGGACCCGCTCCCCCCGTTTCACCGCCGCGGCATTATTATTGCGGCGCTGGTGATCGTTATCTGTTTCTTATGGCCCGCTCCGCAACCAGAACCTACGCAGGTACGTCGCGACGCGCAGCTGGATATTTCGTCCTCCTCGCAGCCGCCAATGCAGGCCGAACTTACCACGCCGCCGCCACAAACCCAGGCAACGCAAGCGCCCGAACCCGCGCCTGCGGAATCAGCGCCTCAGCCTTTTCAGAATAACGATATCGATCAGCAATGGCGTAGCTATCGCGTCGAGTCGGGCAAAACCATGGCGCAACTGTTCCGCGACCATAACTTACCGCCGGCGGATGTCTATGCCATGGCGCAGGTTGAAGGGGATGGACGGCCACTCAGCACATTGCAAACCGGCCAGATGGTGCAGATTCGCCAGAATGCCAGCGGCGTCGTAACCGGTCTGACAATTGATGTGGGTGGCGACAAGCAGGTGTTGTTTACCCGCCAGCCGGACGGCAGTTTTATCCGCGTTCGCTGACGGACGGGGAGTGTTTACTCACTCCCTTTTTTAACCTTATTTACCCACCAAATTCCTGAGCAAACCAGCACCAGCGCCAGCGCGTATTTCCATTCGAGAATATTTTCCGCAAGGAAAATGGCGGACAACACGCTGCCAGCTACGGGGATTAGAAAGTTAAACGGTGCAATCATA includes:
- the fklB gene encoding FKBP-type 22 kDa peptidyl-prolyl cis-trans isomerase encodes the protein MTTPSFDSIESQASYGIGLQVGQQLRESGLQGLLPEALVAGLRDALEGNQPAVPVDVVHRALREIHERADAVRRERQQAMAADGQKYLDENREREGVNSTESGLQFRVLTQGEGTIPSRKDRVRVHYTGKLIDGTVFDSSVMRGEPAEFPVSGVIPGWIEALTLMPVGSKWELTIPQNLAYGERGAGASIPPFSTLIFEVELLEIL
- the ytfB gene encoding cell envelope opacity-associated protein → MPGRFAIKPTLTRIWHAPDHFRLMDPLPPFHRRGIIIAALVIVICFLWPAPQPEPTQVRRDAQLDISSSSQPPMQAELTTPPPQTQATQAPEPAPAESAPQPFQNNDIDQQWRSYRVESGKTMAQLFRDHNLPPADVYAMAQVEGDGRPLSTLQTGQMVQIRQNASGVVTGLTIDVGGDKQVLFTRQPDGSFIRVR